One window of Cryobacterium arcticum genomic DNA carries:
- a CDS encoding DedA family protein, translating into MQPTLFGIDFLDSEWLIGWFGSFVLLGVAAVVFVETGFIVLSFLPGDSLLFTVGLLTATGDIPFPIFVTCAIIFVAAFAGDQLAYGIGRKAGPAVFAREQNRFFNPKNVERTNAFFAKHGGKAVIIARFLPVFRAFVPLAAGVGKMSYRTFVTFNLIGAFAWGVGLTMVGFLLGQIDFVARYSEYFIIGIVLLSGIPILTELYKAGRENLRTRGKAVVPPVEIPEDVRE; encoded by the coding sequence ATGCAACCCACACTCTTCGGAATTGATTTCCTCGACTCCGAGTGGCTGATCGGCTGGTTCGGCTCCTTCGTGCTGCTCGGCGTGGCCGCCGTGGTCTTCGTGGAGACCGGGTTCATCGTGTTGTCGTTCCTGCCGGGCGACTCGCTGCTCTTCACCGTGGGGCTGCTCACCGCAACCGGGGACATCCCGTTCCCCATCTTCGTGACCTGCGCAATCATCTTCGTCGCGGCGTTCGCGGGCGACCAGCTGGCGTACGGCATCGGCCGCAAGGCCGGACCCGCGGTGTTCGCCCGCGAGCAGAACCGCTTCTTCAACCCCAAGAACGTGGAACGCACCAACGCGTTCTTCGCCAAGCACGGCGGCAAGGCCGTGATCATCGCCCGCTTCCTGCCCGTCTTCCGGGCCTTCGTGCCCCTCGCGGCCGGCGTGGGCAAGATGAGCTACCGCACCTTCGTCACCTTCAACCTGATCGGCGCCTTCGCCTGGGGCGTCGGCCTCACCATGGTGGGCTTCCTGCTCGGACAGATCGACTTCGTGGCCCGTTACTCGGAGTACTTCATCATCGGCATCGTGCTGCTCTCGGGCATCCCGATCCTCACCGAGCTCTACAAGGCCGGCCGGGAGAACCTGCGCACCCGGGGCAAGGCCGTCGTGCCCCCCGTGGAGATTCCGGAGGACGTGCGCGAGTAA
- a CDS encoding HAD-IIA family hydrolase translates to MRTRDEIECWLTDMDGVLVHENQALPGAAELLQQWTDAGTPFLVLTNNSIFTPRDLSARLRSSGLNVPEERIWTSALATADFLKQQSPGGTAFVIGEVGLTTALHEAGFIMTETNPDYVVVGETRNYSFEAITKAIRLLLKGARFIVTNPDATGPSAEGPMPATGAIAALITKATGMEPYVVGKPNPMMFRSAMNRIGAHSENTGMIGDRMDTDIVAGIEAGLHTVLVLTGISDDSEIARYPFRPDEILDGVHQLLAREPIESDQI, encoded by the coding sequence ATGAGAACGCGTGACGAGATCGAATGCTGGCTCACCGACATGGACGGAGTCCTGGTGCACGAGAACCAGGCCCTGCCCGGTGCTGCCGAACTGCTGCAGCAGTGGACCGATGCGGGCACTCCGTTCCTGGTGCTCACCAACAACTCCATCTTCACCCCGCGTGACCTGTCTGCGCGGCTGCGCTCCTCCGGCCTCAATGTTCCCGAGGAACGCATCTGGACCTCGGCGCTGGCCACCGCCGACTTCCTCAAACAGCAGAGCCCCGGCGGCACGGCCTTCGTTATCGGCGAGGTGGGGCTCACCACCGCGCTGCACGAGGCCGGCTTCATCATGACCGAGACCAACCCGGACTACGTGGTGGTGGGCGAGACCCGCAACTACTCGTTCGAGGCCATCACCAAGGCCATCCGCCTGCTGCTCAAGGGCGCCCGGTTCATCGTGACCAACCCGGATGCGACCGGTCCCAGTGCCGAGGGGCCGATGCCGGCCACGGGCGCCATCGCCGCCCTCATCACGAAGGCCACCGGCATGGAGCCCTACGTGGTGGGCAAGCCCAACCCGATGATGTTCCGCTCGGCGATGAACCGCATCGGCGCACACTCGGAGAACACCGGCATGATCGGCGACCGGATGGACACCGACATCGTGGCCGGTATCGAGGCCGGGCTGCACACCGTGCTCGTGCTCACCGGCATCAGCGATGACTCGGAGATCGCCCGCTACCCGTTCCGCCCCGACGAGATCCTCGACGGCGTGCACCAGCTGCTCGCCCGGGAACCCATCGAGTCCGACCAGATCTGA
- a CDS encoding TrmH family RNA methyltransferase, giving the protein MPEPLNPTPELSTYGVGPWIGEWPDEPYYDPELLERGDTRNVIDRYRYWKMAAIVADLDEKRNPFHVAIENWQHDMNIGSIVRSANAFGADTVHIVGRKRWNKRGAMVTDRYQHVMHHPDVAAFVEWARSESLPIIAIDNMPGSVIMETYRFPERCVMLFGQEGPGLSPEAVAAGDAMVEISQFGSTRSINASAAAAVTMHSWILQHRF; this is encoded by the coding sequence GTGCCAGAACCGTTGAACCCCACGCCAGAGCTGTCCACCTACGGGGTCGGCCCGTGGATCGGCGAGTGGCCGGACGAGCCGTACTACGATCCCGAACTGCTCGAGCGGGGCGACACCCGCAACGTGATCGACCGCTACCGCTACTGGAAGATGGCGGCGATCGTCGCGGACCTCGATGAGAAGCGCAACCCGTTCCACGTGGCCATTGAGAACTGGCAGCACGACATGAACATCGGCTCCATCGTGCGCAGCGCCAACGCGTTCGGCGCCGACACCGTGCACATCGTGGGGCGCAAGCGCTGGAACAAGCGCGGCGCGATGGTGACCGACCGCTACCAGCACGTCATGCACCATCCGGATGTGGCGGCGTTCGTCGAGTGGGCGCGCTCGGAGTCCCTGCCCATCATCGCCATCGACAACATGCCCGGCAGCGTGATCATGGAGACTTATCGCTTCCCCGAGCGCTGTGTGATGCTCTTCGGACAGGAAGGCCCCGGCCTCTCACCGGAGGCCGTCGCCGCCGGAGACGCCATGGTGGAGATCAGCCAGTTCGGCTCGACGCGCTCGATCAACGCCTCCGCGGCGGCGGCCGTGACCATGCACTCCTGGATTCTGCAGCACAGATTCTGA
- a CDS encoding MDR family MFS transporter, producing MTITSEAPLLLTKRRIWIIFGALIAGMLLSSLDQTIVSTAMPTIVGQLGGVEHQVWLTTAYLLATTIVMPVYGKFGDVLGRRNLFLIAIALFTLASVGCAFAGDFTQLVAWRAVQGLGGGGLMILSQAIIADIVPASERGKYLGPLGAVFGLSAVGGPLLGGFFVDHLTWQWAFYINIPVGIIAFAIAWFTLRLPSKKATQPIDILGVVFLSAFTTCLIFFTDFGGDSAHGWDAIETWLFGAGLVVAALLFVLVEARAKDPIIPLSLFRNPTFINATAIGLTLGLGMFSAIGFVPTFLQMSSGTSAAASGLLMLPMMVGLIGTSIISGIAITKTGKYKMFPILGTILTALAMVAMTTLAAETPIWLICVYLFVFGAGLGLIMQVVVLVSQNSVAPSMIGTATSTNNYFREVGAALGVAVFGTIFTTRLTANLTEVFAGAGANATDAANATASIDPQTLNALPDAVRDGVVAAYADALAPVFWYLLPFIGIAFILALVLKQIPLSDVAGMVARGEAVGGAEAEALEAAHHGHTGSGASAAAPADNRSDDARKEPEPR from the coding sequence GTGACCATCACCTCCGAGGCGCCGCTGCTCCTCACCAAGCGGCGAATCTGGATCATCTTCGGAGCCCTGATCGCCGGCATGCTCCTGTCGAGCCTCGACCAGACCATCGTCTCCACGGCGATGCCCACCATCGTCGGCCAGCTCGGCGGCGTGGAGCACCAGGTCTGGCTGACCACGGCCTACCTGCTCGCGACCACCATCGTGATGCCGGTCTACGGCAAGTTCGGTGACGTGCTCGGCCGGCGCAACCTGTTCCTCATCGCCATCGCCCTGTTCACGCTCGCCTCGGTGGGCTGTGCCTTCGCGGGCGACTTCACCCAGCTGGTGGCCTGGCGCGCCGTACAGGGTCTCGGTGGCGGTGGCCTGATGATCCTCTCCCAAGCGATCATCGCCGACATCGTGCCGGCCTCCGAGCGCGGCAAGTACCTCGGCCCGCTGGGCGCCGTGTTCGGCCTCTCCGCCGTCGGCGGACCCCTGCTCGGCGGCTTCTTCGTTGACCACCTCACCTGGCAGTGGGCGTTCTACATCAACATCCCCGTGGGCATCATCGCCTTCGCGATCGCCTGGTTCACCCTGCGACTGCCGAGCAAGAAGGCCACCCAGCCCATCGACATCCTCGGCGTGGTGTTCCTGTCCGCGTTCACGACCTGCCTGATCTTCTTCACCGACTTCGGCGGCGACTCCGCCCACGGCTGGGACGCCATCGAGACCTGGCTCTTCGGTGCCGGTCTCGTCGTGGCCGCGCTGCTCTTCGTGCTCGTCGAGGCCCGCGCCAAGGACCCGATCATCCCGCTGTCGCTGTTCCGCAACCCCACCTTCATCAACGCCACCGCGATCGGCCTCACCCTGGGGCTGGGCATGTTCTCGGCGATCGGCTTCGTGCCGACCTTCCTGCAGATGTCCTCGGGCACCTCCGCCGCGGCATCCGGCCTGCTCATGCTGCCGATGATGGTGGGCCTGATCGGCACCTCGATCATCTCGGGCATCGCCATCACCAAGACCGGCAAGTACAAGATGTTCCCGATCCTCGGCACGATCCTCACCGCGCTGGCCATGGTCGCCATGACCACGCTGGCCGCCGAGACGCCGATCTGGCTGATCTGCGTCTACCTGTTCGTCTTCGGCGCCGGCCTCGGCCTGATCATGCAGGTCGTCGTGCTGGTCTCGCAGAACTCGGTCGCGCCGTCGATGATCGGCACCGCGACGAGCACGAACAACTACTTCCGCGAGGTCGGGGCGGCGCTCGGTGTGGCCGTGTTCGGCACCATCTTCACCACCCGTCTCACCGCCAACCTCACCGAGGTCTTCGCCGGCGCCGGCGCGAACGCGACGGATGCCGCCAACGCCACCGCCAGCATCGACCCGCAGACGCTCAACGCCCTGCCCGACGCCGTGCGTGACGGCGTTGTGGCGGCGTACGCGGATGCGCTGGCTCCGGTGTTCTGGTACCTGCTGCCGTTCATCGGCATCGCGTTCATCCTGGCGCTCGTGCTCAAGCAGATCCCGCTCTCCGATGTGGCCGGCATGGTCGCGCGCGGCGAGGCGGTCGGCGGAGCCGAGGCCGAGGCGCTCGAAGCCGCCCACCACGGCCACACGGGTTCGGGCGCGAGCGCTGCTGCGCCCGCGGACAACCGCTCCGACGACGCGCGGAAGGAACCAGAGCCCCGCTAG
- a CDS encoding Nramp family divalent metal transporter gives MPQTDRSASAVAAPAPLPAVRGVGSTRLLWLLGPALVAGVAYLDPGNVASNMTAGARYGYLLVWVVVAGNLMAWLIQYLSAKLGIVTGTSLPEVLGLRLRRPAARRLYWVQAELVAMATDLAEIIGGAVALNLLFGLPLLAGGVITGVISMIVLTVQTRRGPRVFERVIVALLLIITVGFTAGVFFSPPDAGGVVAGLVPRFEGTDSVLLAASILGATIMPHAIYAHSALTRDRFPMQEGPAATRRLLWATKWDVSIAMLIAGTVNLAILLLAASALQGVPGTDSLEGAYLALQSGLGPVVATVFAVGLLASGLASTSVGAYAGAEIMHGLLKVRVPLLLRRVVTLIPALLILGVGFDPTQALVLSQVVLSFGIPFALIPLVWLTAQRGLLGDFTNRWFTTAAGAVAAVLLVALNAVLLVLVFSAG, from the coding sequence ATGCCTCAAACTGACAGGTCCGCTTCCGCCGTCGCAGCCCCTGCCCCGCTGCCCGCCGTGCGCGGCGTCGGATCCACCCGGCTGCTCTGGCTGCTCGGCCCTGCCCTGGTCGCGGGGGTCGCCTACCTCGACCCGGGCAATGTGGCCAGCAATATGACCGCCGGCGCCCGCTACGGCTACCTGCTCGTGTGGGTGGTCGTGGCCGGAAACCTGATGGCCTGGCTGATCCAGTACCTCTCCGCCAAGCTCGGCATCGTCACCGGAACGAGCCTGCCGGAGGTGCTCGGTTTGCGGCTGCGCCGGCCCGCGGCCCGGCGGCTGTACTGGGTGCAGGCCGAGCTCGTGGCCATGGCCACCGACCTGGCCGAGATCATCGGCGGGGCCGTGGCACTGAACCTGCTCTTCGGGCTGCCGCTGCTGGCCGGCGGTGTGATCACCGGCGTGATCTCGATGATCGTGCTGACCGTGCAGACCCGGCGGGGCCCGCGCGTCTTCGAACGGGTGATCGTGGCGCTGCTGCTGATCATCACGGTGGGGTTCACGGCCGGCGTCTTCTTTTCACCGCCGGATGCCGGCGGTGTCGTCGCCGGGCTCGTTCCGCGCTTCGAGGGCACCGACTCGGTGCTGCTCGCGGCGTCGATCCTGGGCGCCACGATCATGCCGCACGCGATCTACGCGCATTCGGCGCTCACCCGGGACAGGTTCCCGATGCAGGAGGGCCCGGCTGCGACCCGACGGCTGCTCTGGGCGACCAAGTGGGATGTCTCGATCGCGATGCTCATCGCCGGCACCGTGAACCTCGCCATCCTGCTGCTCGCCGCCTCGGCCCTGCAGGGCGTGCCGGGCACCGACTCTCTCGAGGGCGCCTACCTGGCCCTGCAGAGCGGTCTGGGCCCGGTCGTCGCAACGGTGTTCGCCGTGGGCCTGCTGGCCTCCGGGCTGGCCTCCACCTCGGTTGGCGCGTACGCCGGCGCCGAGATCATGCACGGCCTGCTCAAGGTGCGGGTACCGCTGCTGCTGCGCCGCGTGGTCACCCTGATCCCGGCCCTGCTGATCCTCGGCGTGGGCTTCGACCCCACCCAGGCCCTCGTGCTCAGCCAGGTGGTGCTGTCGTTCGGCATCCCGTTCGCCCTGATCCCGCTGGTCTGGCTCACGGCGCAGCGGGGCCTGCTCGGCGACTTCACCAACCGCTGGTTCACCACGGCCGCAGGGGCCGTGGCTGCCGTGCTGCTTGTCGCACTCAACGCCGTGCTCCTGGTGCTGGTCTTCAGCGCCGGGTAA
- a CDS encoding LysR family transcriptional regulator, which produces MDVQRLELLRELAERGSVTAVARATHRTPSAVSQQLKVLEREAGLPLTERSGRGLVLTDAGRALASSATDIAVALERATAVWDTFRNGATGDVSLVTFPTAGQMLLPGVLQDLDAIDGLAVHCTDMDPELSDFPALTSDYDIVLAHSMRGQLGWGGRGLTSVPLMTEPLDVGLPADHRLAGRASLGASDVVGETWIGVPGGFPFERILHDIEQQTGGRARVTQRFADMRLIESFIMAGLGIALVPRYTSGGNQPGRMVLKPLRGLDAERQIVALMRPDRAERLAVRTVIGALRKRAAQVQAEHAAAAG; this is translated from the coding sequence ATGGATGTGCAACGTCTGGAATTGCTCCGAGAACTGGCCGAACGCGGCAGCGTGACGGCCGTGGCACGGGCCACCCATCGCACGCCGTCGGCGGTCTCGCAGCAGCTGAAAGTGCTCGAACGGGAGGCCGGCCTGCCGCTCACCGAGCGCAGCGGGCGCGGTCTGGTTCTCACGGACGCCGGTCGTGCTCTGGCCTCCAGCGCCACGGATATCGCGGTAGCCCTCGAACGCGCGACGGCCGTGTGGGACACCTTCCGCAACGGCGCCACGGGCGACGTCAGCCTGGTCACCTTCCCCACGGCCGGGCAGATGCTGCTGCCGGGCGTGCTGCAGGATCTCGACGCGATCGACGGCCTTGCCGTGCACTGCACCGACATGGACCCGGAGCTCAGCGACTTTCCCGCACTCACCTCCGACTACGACATCGTGCTCGCGCACAGCATGCGCGGGCAGCTCGGCTGGGGCGGGCGCGGGCTCACCTCGGTGCCGCTGATGACCGAGCCTCTCGATGTGGGACTGCCGGCCGACCACCGCCTGGCCGGGCGGGCGTCGCTCGGTGCGAGCGACGTGGTCGGCGAGACCTGGATCGGCGTGCCGGGCGGGTTCCCGTTCGAACGCATCCTGCACGACATCGAGCAGCAGACCGGCGGCCGCGCCCGGGTGACCCAGCGCTTCGCCGACATGCGCCTGATCGAGTCGTTCATCATGGCCGGCCTCGGCATCGCCCTGGTGCCGCGCTACACCTCGGGCGGCAACCAGCCCGGCCGCATGGTGCTCAAGCCGTTGCGCGGGCTTGACGCCGAGCGTCAGATCGTGGCGCTGATGCGGCCCGACCGCGCGGAACGGCTGGCCGTGCGCACCGTCATCGGTGCTCTGCGCAAGCGAGCGGCCCAGGTGCAGGCCGAGCACGCGGCGGCGGCCGGCTAG
- a CDS encoding DUF4440 domain-containing protein, whose product MTVITDDLPARLLHEAHDGWRAILAGKGGDYYQRTMTGDALLILPGQVVDRDHVRAALAAAGPLDRYELHDPAVIRVGEHAGVLVYRSLAWRGDTVTELQTSTTYLFDENNGGWSIAAHQESPV is encoded by the coding sequence ATGACTGTGATCACCGACGATCTCCCTGCCAGACTCCTGCACGAAGCCCACGACGGATGGCGCGCCATCCTCGCGGGTAAGGGCGGCGACTACTACCAACGCACCATGACCGGTGACGCCCTGCTCATCCTCCCGGGCCAGGTGGTGGACCGGGATCACGTGCGCGCAGCCCTGGCCGCCGCCGGTCCCCTCGACCGCTACGAACTGCACGATCCGGCCGTGATCCGGGTCGGCGAGCACGCCGGCGTGCTGGTCTACCGGTCGCTCGCCTGGCGGGGCGACACGGTCACCGAGCTGCAGACGTCCACGACCTATCTCTTCGACGAGAACAACGGCGGCTGGTCCATCGCGGCGCATCAGGAGTCGCCCGTCTAG
- a CDS encoding metal-dependent transcriptional regulator, which produces MKPPTAAAEDYLKTIYAHTEWQAEPITPKALATRLGIAPSSVTEMVKKLAADGLISHVPYGPLTLTPAGRLQATAVVRRHRLIETWLVRELGYTWDEVHDEAEVLEHAISDRLLEAIDTHLGHPTADPHGDLIPAADGSTTPVPAVVLAEAAPGHSGTVLRVSDRDPAILRALADAGIVPGSLLHVVDAATVRLPAGGLHPLAPDAAGAIWLTS; this is translated from the coding sequence ATGAAACCCCCCACTGCAGCCGCCGAGGACTACCTCAAGACCATCTACGCCCACACCGAGTGGCAGGCGGAGCCGATCACGCCCAAGGCCCTGGCCACCCGGCTGGGCATCGCGCCGTCGTCGGTGACCGAGATGGTCAAGAAACTGGCCGCGGACGGCCTGATCTCCCATGTGCCCTACGGACCGCTCACTCTCACCCCGGCCGGCCGGTTGCAGGCGACCGCGGTGGTGCGCCGGCACCGCCTGATCGAAACCTGGCTGGTGCGGGAGCTCGGCTACACCTGGGACGAGGTGCACGACGAGGCCGAGGTGCTCGAGCACGCCATCTCCGACCGTCTCCTCGAGGCCATCGACACCCACCTGGGCCACCCCACGGCCGACCCGCACGGGGACCTCATCCCCGCCGCGGACGGTTCGACGACCCCGGTGCCCGCGGTCGTTCTCGCTGAGGCCGCACCCGGCCACTCCGGAACCGTGCTGCGGGTCAGCGATCGCGATCCGGCCATCCTGCGCGCCCTGGCGGATGCCGGCATCGTGCCGGGCAGCCTGCTGCACGTCGTCGATGCGGCCACCGTGCGGCTGCCCGCCGGCGGGCTGCATCCTCTCGCCCCCGACGCGGCCGGAGCCATCTGGCTCACCAGCTGA
- a CDS encoding septum formation family protein — MPDQQGGNDENDLGIDWLEAQLGADDGTDDSDAGSEASDSEAGGAADGDTADRDADRTANRTADRPAPDAQPDSAPTVALPIPPAEPSGAVSAAPADEYVTRAERAAAERAAADRAAADRAAADRAAADRAAADRAAADRAAADRAAADRAAADRAAADRAAADRAAADRAAAESAAADRAAAEKAAADRAAASLAETELDDEPADGAAQTAEPAPGGFRWGLRPKIEPDPAVPASRRPTPPADAAAAASSSPAVAPAAAAPPAAPAPVAAPVPATAAIPPIVPAAPVIPEPAAPRATPPAPAAAAPTATPPAPEAAPTPAEAPPLGVTPARPVPAVPSASAASAASEALTKAPAEPRRAADVEPAPWWTTPAQSRLVPTDEEQEARRHRTPPSPLDTGVQPPFGAPTAAPLAPSHRAAPGATAAPSTRRSPVPAALPESVLAAAAAPSVTAAASVPAPHDADRADRRAAAGGPPRRPSTRTLFWAGGAVLAVLVIIGLFFLGQALGGTPVAAPTASTSAPASATPTPTPTPTPPPTAPQAAGVHAWDTMFGSECLEPYTSPWDEEFTVVDCATPHTAQLVYRGILEGESGSTFPGEEAFAQQINVLCSAPGTIDFAAAGEYSDVQLQGSYPVTAEQWDAGDRYFYCFASRSSGEPLTTSLAPAA, encoded by the coding sequence ATGCCGGATCAGCAGGGCGGAAACGACGAGAACGACCTCGGCATCGACTGGCTCGAGGCGCAGTTGGGCGCCGATGACGGCACCGATGATTCCGACGCCGGCTCCGAGGCGTCCGACAGCGAAGCCGGTGGGGCCGCGGATGGCGACACGGCCGACCGCGACGCCGACCGGACCGCTAACCGCACTGCTGACCGCCCTGCACCGGATGCCCAACCCGACTCGGCTCCGACCGTCGCCCTGCCGATTCCGCCCGCCGAGCCTTCTGGTGCTGTCTCCGCGGCTCCTGCCGACGAGTACGTGACCCGCGCCGAGCGCGCTGCCGCCGAGAGAGCCGCCGCCGATCGAGCGGCTGCGGACCGTGCTGCTGCCGATCGGGCTGCCGCTGACCGTGCTGCTGCTGACCGCGCTGCCGCTGACCGTGCTGCTGCCGATAGGGCTGCCGCTGACCGCGCCGCCGCTGACCGCGCTGCCGCTGACCGTGCCGCCGCTGACCGCGCTGCCGCTGACCGTGCCGCTGCGGAGAGTGCCGCCGCCGACCGAGCGGCCGCCGAGAAAGCTGCCGCTGACCGCGCCGCCGCGTCCCTGGCCGAAACCGAGCTCGACGATGAGCCCGCAGACGGCGCGGCCCAGACCGCCGAGCCTGCTCCCGGTGGCTTTCGCTGGGGCCTCAGGCCCAAGATCGAGCCCGACCCGGCCGTTCCCGCGTCGAGGCGCCCCACTCCGCCCGCCGACGCTGCTGCTGCCGCTTCTTCTTCTCCTGCTGTGGCTCCTGCCGCAGCCGCTCCGCCCGCCGCACCGGCCCCGGTCGCCGCGCCCGTTCCTGCCACTGCAGCGATTCCCCCCATCGTGCCCGCGGCCCCCGTGATTCCTGAGCCTGCCGCCCCGCGCGCCACCCCGCCGGCACCGGCTGCCGCCGCACCGACCGCGACCCCGCCAGCTCCCGAGGCCGCGCCGACTCCGGCCGAGGCCCCGCCGCTGGGTGTCACCCCGGCCCGCCCCGTGCCCGCGGTTCCTTCGGCCTCCGCCGCCTCCGCGGCCTCGGAGGCTCTCACCAAGGCCCCCGCGGAACCGCGGCGTGCCGCCGACGTCGAACCTGCACCGTGGTGGACCACGCCCGCCCAGTCCCGCCTTGTCCCCACGGATGAAGAGCAGGAGGCGCGTCGCCACCGCACGCCGCCGAGCCCGCTCGACACCGGCGTGCAGCCGCCCTTCGGCGCACCCACCGCGGCGCCGCTGGCGCCCTCGCACCGCGCGGCTCCCGGCGCCACGGCCGCCCCGTCGACACGGCGTTCGCCGGTGCCCGCGGCCCTGCCCGAGTCGGTCCTCGCCGCTGCCGCCGCACCGTCCGTGACGGCCGCGGCTTCGGTTCCCGCTCCGCACGACGCCGATCGCGCCGATCGTCGCGCTGCCGCCGGCGGGCCGCCCCGGCGACCGTCCACCCGCACCCTGTTCTGGGCCGGCGGCGCCGTTCTCGCCGTGCTCGTGATCATCGGGCTCTTCTTCCTGGGCCAGGCCCTGGGCGGCACGCCCGTGGCCGCTCCCACCGCATCGACGTCGGCCCCCGCCAGTGCCACGCCCACGCCGACGCCCACCCCGACCCCGCCGCCCACCGCGCCGCAGGCGGCCGGCGTGCACGCCTGGGACACCATGTTCGGCTCCGAGTGCCTCGAGCCCTACACGTCACCGTGGGACGAAGAATTCACCGTGGTTGACTGTGCCACCCCGCACACAGCGCAGCTGGTCTACCGGGGCATCCTGGAGGGCGAGAGCGGCTCGACGTTCCCGGGCGAAGAGGCCTTCGCGCAGCAGATCAACGTGCTCTGCTCGGCTCCCGGCACCATCGACTTCGCCGCCGCCGGAGAGTACTCGGACGTGCAGCTGCAGGGCAGCTACCCGGTGACCGCCGAACAGTGGGATGCCGGCGACCGGTACTTCTACTGCTTCGCCAGCCGGTCCTCGGGCGAGCCGCTCACCACGAGCCTCGCGCCGGCGGCCTGA
- a CDS encoding TetR/AcrR family transcriptional regulator, protein MSESATPTRVEKRMRQTAAGLTSVSRRFTAERGLAGFTIEEVCDSVGVSRRTFFNYFASKEDAVIGANPDDEYRSFAERFLARGAGTWPQVLTDLIDLAIEHVESNAMDPREHTDLMAALEREPRLLARFIGMTRDRDRQMRGLIAERQGVGVDDPRAVAIVSILATLMKASAETLVDPANDTDFATILTTSLDAMRLVLAVPTPL, encoded by the coding sequence ATGTCTGAGAGTGCAACGCCAACGCGCGTCGAGAAACGGATGCGCCAAACCGCCGCCGGCCTCACCTCCGTGTCCCGCCGTTTCACGGCCGAGCGCGGCCTGGCGGGCTTCACCATCGAGGAGGTCTGCGACTCCGTCGGAGTCTCACGCCGCACCTTCTTCAACTATTTCGCCAGCAAGGAAGACGCCGTCATCGGCGCCAACCCCGACGACGAGTACCGCAGCTTCGCCGAGCGGTTCCTGGCCCGCGGTGCCGGCACCTGGCCCCAGGTGCTCACCGACCTCATCGACCTCGCCATCGAGCACGTCGAGTCCAACGCCATGGATCCCCGGGAGCACACCGACCTCATGGCGGCCCTGGAGCGCGAGCCGCGTCTGCTGGCCCGCTTCATCGGCATGACGCGGGACCGCGACCGCCAGATGCGCGGGCTCATCGCCGAACGGCAGGGCGTCGGCGTCGACGATCCGCGTGCCGTCGCGATCGTGAGCATCCTGGCCACCCTCATGAAGGCATCCGCCGAGACCCTGGTCGACCCGGCCAACGACACCGACTTCGCCACCATCCTCACCACCTCGCTCGATGCCATGCGCCTCGTCCTGGCCGTGCCCACCCCCCTCTGA
- a CDS encoding ArsR/SmtB family transcription factor — protein sequence MTTRVVAAEGRGLTLVPTMFANRASVPSELDEPPLILYSARGQGVMWQTENPVTVAAVSALLGRTRTALLLALAEPASSTELGLRFGVSASAVNQHLRALRDGGLVTSTRYGHSMLYFRSELGAALIDHH from the coding sequence ATGACCACGAGGGTTGTCGCCGCTGAGGGGCGAGGGCTCACGCTCGTGCCCACCATGTTCGCCAACCGCGCGTCGGTACCGTCGGAGCTCGACGAGCCGCCGTTGATCCTCTACTCCGCACGCGGTCAGGGCGTGATGTGGCAGACGGAGAATCCCGTCACCGTGGCCGCGGTCTCGGCGCTCCTCGGTCGAACCCGCACGGCCCTGCTCCTGGCACTGGCCGAACCGGCGTCATCCACCGAGCTCGGCCTGCGGTTCGGGGTGTCGGCATCCGCCGTCAACCAGCATCTGCGCGCGTTGCGCGACGGGGGACTGGTCACGTCCACCCGCTATGGCCACAGCATGCTGTATTTCCGCAGCGAGTTGGGTGCGGCGCTGATCGATCACCACTGA
- the pyrE gene encoding orotate phosphoribosyltransferase — MDTRKQLIDYISADAVFHGDFTLTSGKKATYYVDLRKVSLDHRVAPLIGQVMLDLIQDIPDVVAVGGMTMGADPVATAILHQGAARGLAYDAFVVRKEPKDHGRGRQVEGPDLAGKRVIVLEDTSTTGGSPLAAIEALLKVGAIIAGVAVVVDRSTGAREVIEAAGYPYYAAIGLEDLGLS, encoded by the coding sequence ATGGATACCCGCAAGCAACTCATCGACTACATCTCGGCCGACGCCGTCTTCCACGGTGATTTCACCCTCACCAGCGGCAAGAAGGCCACGTACTACGTGGACCTCCGCAAGGTCAGCCTGGATCACCGGGTGGCCCCCCTGATCGGCCAGGTCATGCTCGACCTCATCCAGGACATCCCCGATGTCGTCGCCGTCGGCGGGATGACCATGGGGGCTGACCCCGTCGCCACCGCCATCCTGCACCAGGGCGCCGCTCGCGGCCTCGCCTACGACGCGTTCGTCGTTCGCAAGGAGCCCAAGGACCACGGCCGCGGCCGTCAGGTCGAGGGCCCCGATCTCGCCGGCAAGCGCGTCATCGTTCTCGAAGACACGTCGACGACGGGCGGATCGCCTCTCGCAGCCATCGAAGCCCTGCTCAAGGTGGGTGCCATCATCGCCGGCGTCGCCGTGGTCGTGGACCGCAGCACGGGAGCCCGCGAAGTCATCGAAGCTGCCGGCTACCCGTACTACGCGGCCATCGGACTCGAGGACCTGGGACTGAGCTGA